One Etheostoma cragini isolate CJK2018 chromosome 18, CSU_Ecrag_1.0, whole genome shotgun sequence DNA window includes the following coding sequences:
- the batf gene encoding basic leucine zipper transcriptional factor ATF-like gives MAQGSDSNDTSYKSPSPGSRPSSSDDAKKVMRREKNRIAAQKSRMRQTQKADNLHLESENLEKENAALRKEVKQLTEEAKYLSSVLSSHEPLCTGLATQTPELIYPPHHGSYHHQHITVPHYQH, from the exons ATGGCTCAGGGCTCTGACAGCAATGACACAAGTTACAAGTCCCCATCACCTGGAAGCAGGCCG aGCTCCTCAGATGATGCAAAGAAGGTGATGCGGAGAGAGAAGAACCGGATCGCTGCTCAGAAGAGCAGGATGAGGCAAACTCAGAAAGCTGACAACCTGCACTTG GAGAGTGAGAACCTGGAGAAGGAGAACGCTGCCCTGAGGAAGGAGGTGAAGCAGCTGACAGAGGAGGCCAAGTATCTGTCCTCTGTGCTGAGCAGCCACGAACCTCTGTGCACCGGCCTGGCTACTCAGACCCCCGAGCTCATCTACCCTCCCCATCACGGCAGCTACCACCACCAGCACATCACTGTACCACACTACCAGCACTGA
- the zc3h14 gene encoding zinc finger CCCH domain-containing protein 14 isoform X3, producing the protein MEIGTEISKKIRAAIKGKLQELGAYIDEELPDYIMVMVANKKTSQQMADDLSLFLGNNTSKFTAWLQGVLEKLRTVAVEPASLTGHELQSDSGTAAGKSRSFLSEDTRAEELKVLTVSSSRSDRTETRVSSSAHESRRGSLEKSSSRLTSTVKPLMEPLPLEAIIDIKPEMDDDLIAEDPVEIGTNHGRSRAASRPTAEIYRPGQSKFTLASSADTCRPSEGSSHSRQQDSRSTRNSRTGSSKQEELSRKRKAPVASSVVRVNRAADEDSDDLEEEDVGYGGRGLSSRVSLPSKPERKPTLPPAKQANRNLILKAISEAQDSITKTTAYPTIPQRQTVPVAPRTRVASSEEMTAAIQLVQEHLHSLAPRVQAYPSAELPPARTPAPARSLASRLQLDVAESSEREEQRDYGVEVTAGNEAKPFDTRSFIVSPPQLGESTARSQQRPQVKGGVQSALPRTVQASKEKVDSASPKFIVTLDGVPSPLGNLADCEMELDDVRPPARVTEATVHANREPKVSILHRLQGRLTLPEDGDVMDVEMAEEDAGPLKKQKVMERCKFWPVCKSGDDCMYHHPTTQCKTFPTCKFGDKCLFVHPNCKYDARCSKPDCPFTHVSRRSTAAPPPRPVQPVQTTSVCRFFPECKKMDCPFYHPKPCRFAAQCKRAGCPFYHPTTSLPPRHALKWTKTQTSS; encoded by the exons ATGGAAATTGGGACAGAGATAAGCAAGAAAATAAGA GCTGCTATCAAGGGCAAGCTTCAGGAACTCGGTGCATATATTG ATGAAGAGCTTCCCGACTATATCATGGTGATGGTAGCAAACAAGAAAACTTCCCAACAGATGGCTGACGATCTCTCCCTTTTCCTTGGAAACAACACTAGCAAATTCACAGCATG GCTACAGGGTGTCCTTGAGAAGTTAAGAACGGTTGCAGTTG AGCCTGCATCCCTCACTGGACATGAGCTCCAGTCTGACAGTGGTACTGCTGCTGGGAAGAGCCGCTCATTTCTAAGTGAGGACACCAGAGCAGAGGAGTTGAAGGTGCTGACAGTGTCCAGCTCACGCTCTGATAGGACTGAAACACGTGTCTCCAGTTCCGCTCACGAAAGCAG GAGAGGCAGCTTGGAGAAGAGTTCCTCTCGACTTACCTCCACCGTTAAGCCCCTCATGGAGCCACTCCCCTTAGAGGCCATTATTGACATCAAACCAGAGATGGACGATGACCTCATCGCTGAGGATCCTGTGGAAATAGGCACCAACCATGGTCGATCACGTGCGGCTAGTAGACCCACTGCTGAAATCTACAGACCAGGTCAGAGCAAGTTTACATTAGCAAGCTCTGCAGACACGTGTCGACCCTCCGAAGGATCCTCTCACTCAAGGCAGCAGGACAGCAGAAGCACCAGAAACTCCAGAACCGGATCCAGTAAG CAGGAGGAGCTGTCCCGGAAGCGTAAGGCGCCGGTAGCGAGTTCAGTGGTGCGAGTGAACCGAGCAGCAGACGAGGACAGCGATGATTTGGAAGAGGAAGACGTAGGCTATGGAGGCAGAGGCCTGTCCAGTAGAGTGTCCCTACCCTCCAAACCAGAACGCAA GCCTACTCTCCCTCCAGCCAAGCAAGCCAACAGGAATCTGATACTGAAGGCCATCTCCGAGGCCCAGGACTCAATCACCAAAACTACAGCCTACCCCACAA TACCACAGAGGCAGACTGTCCCTGTGGCACCTCGTACTCGTGTGGCCAGCAGTGAAGAGATGACTGCAGCCATCCAGCTGGTCCAGGAGCATCTCCACAGCCTGGCCCCGAGGGTTCAGGCCTACCCCTCTGCAGAGCTACCTCCTGCCAGAACACCTG CCCCAGCAAGATCTTTAGCTTCACGCCTCCAGTTGGACGTAGCAGAGAGTAGTGAAAGAGAAGAGCAGAGGGACTATG GTGTAGAGGTCACTGCAGGCAATGAGGCAAAGCCATTTGATACCCGCTCCTTCATAGTGAGCCCACCACAGCTGGGGGAATCCACAGCCAGAAGCCAGCAGCGTCCTCAGGTCAAAGGGGGAGTCCAGTCTGCTTTACCCCGCACTGTCCAGgctag TAAGGAGAAGGTTGACTCTGCCAGTCCCAAGTTCATAGTGACATTAGACGGGGTGCCGAGCCCGCTGGGAAATCTTGCCGACTGTGAAATGGAGCTGGATGATGTGAGACCGCCCGCAAGGGTCACCGAGGCGACTGTCCACGCCAACAGGGAGCCTAAAGTCAGCATCCTTCACAGACTACAGGGAAGACTCACATTACCAGAAG ATGGTGATGTGATGGATGTTGAGATGGCGGAAGAGGATGCCGGCCCTCTAAAGAAACAGAAGGTGATGGAGCGCTGCAAGTTCTGGCCGGTCTGTAAAAGTGGAGATGATTGTATGTACCATCACCCCACAACACAGTGCAA gACTTTTCCCACTTGCAAGTTTGGGGATAAATGCCTTTTTGTGCATCCCAATTGTAAATACGATGCCAGGTGCTCCAAGCCAGACTGTCCCTTCACTCACGTCAGCCGAAGAAGCACAGCTGCACCTCCGCCGAGGCCAG TGCAGCCAGTCCAAACCACTAGTGTGTGCCGCTTCTTTCCAGAGTGCAAGAAGATGGACTGTCCGTTTTATCATCCCAAG CCCTGTCGCTTCGCGGCACAGTGTAAACGAGCTGGGTGTCCCTTCTACCACCCGACCACATCTCTGCCTCCGAGACACGCCCTGaagtggacaaaaacacagactaG CTCATAA
- the zc3h14 gene encoding zinc finger CCCH domain-containing protein 14 isoform X2, which produces MEIGTEISKKIRAAIKGKLQELGAYIDEELPDYIMVMVANKKTSQQMADDLSLFLGNNTSKFTAWLQGVLEKLRTVAVEPASLTGHELQSDSGTAAGKSRSFLSEDTRAEELKVLTVSSSRSDRTETRVSSSAHESRRGSLEKSSSRLTSTVKPLMEPLPLEAIIDIKPEMDDDLIAEDPVEIGTNHGRSRAASRPTAEIYRPGQSKFTLASSADTCRPSEGSSHSRQQDSRSTRNSRTGSSKEELSRKRKAPVASSVVRVNRAADEDSDDLEEEDVGYGGRGLSSRVSLPSKPERKPTLPPAKQANRNLILKAISEAQDSITKTTAYPTIPQRQTVPVAPRTRVASSEEMTAAIQLVQEHLHSLAPRVQAYPSAELPPARTPAPARSLASRLQLDVAESSEREEQRDYGVEVTAGNEAKPFDTRSFIVSPPQLGESTARSQQRPQVKGGVQSALPRTVQASKEKVDSASPKFIVTLDGVPSPLGNLADCEMELDDVRPPARVTEATVHANREPKVSILHRLQGRLTLPEDGDVMDVEMAEEDAGPLKKQKVMERCKFWPVCKSGDDCMYHHPTTQCKTFPTCKFGDKCLFVHPNCKYDARCSKPDCPFTHVSRRSTAAPPPRPAVQPVQTTSVCRFFPECKKMDCPFYHPKPCRFAAQCKRAGCPFYHPTTSLPPRHALKWTKTQTSS; this is translated from the exons ATGGAAATTGGGACAGAGATAAGCAAGAAAATAAGA GCTGCTATCAAGGGCAAGCTTCAGGAACTCGGTGCATATATTG ATGAAGAGCTTCCCGACTATATCATGGTGATGGTAGCAAACAAGAAAACTTCCCAACAGATGGCTGACGATCTCTCCCTTTTCCTTGGAAACAACACTAGCAAATTCACAGCATG GCTACAGGGTGTCCTTGAGAAGTTAAGAACGGTTGCAGTTG AGCCTGCATCCCTCACTGGACATGAGCTCCAGTCTGACAGTGGTACTGCTGCTGGGAAGAGCCGCTCATTTCTAAGTGAGGACACCAGAGCAGAGGAGTTGAAGGTGCTGACAGTGTCCAGCTCACGCTCTGATAGGACTGAAACACGTGTCTCCAGTTCCGCTCACGAAAGCAG GAGAGGCAGCTTGGAGAAGAGTTCCTCTCGACTTACCTCCACCGTTAAGCCCCTCATGGAGCCACTCCCCTTAGAGGCCATTATTGACATCAAACCAGAGATGGACGATGACCTCATCGCTGAGGATCCTGTGGAAATAGGCACCAACCATGGTCGATCACGTGCGGCTAGTAGACCCACTGCTGAAATCTACAGACCAGGTCAGAGCAAGTTTACATTAGCAAGCTCTGCAGACACGTGTCGACCCTCCGAAGGATCCTCTCACTCAAGGCAGCAGGACAGCAGAAGCACCAGAAACTCCAGAACCGGATCCAGTAAG GAGGAGCTGTCCCGGAAGCGTAAGGCGCCGGTAGCGAGTTCAGTGGTGCGAGTGAACCGAGCAGCAGACGAGGACAGCGATGATTTGGAAGAGGAAGACGTAGGCTATGGAGGCAGAGGCCTGTCCAGTAGAGTGTCCCTACCCTCCAAACCAGAACGCAA GCCTACTCTCCCTCCAGCCAAGCAAGCCAACAGGAATCTGATACTGAAGGCCATCTCCGAGGCCCAGGACTCAATCACCAAAACTACAGCCTACCCCACAA TACCACAGAGGCAGACTGTCCCTGTGGCACCTCGTACTCGTGTGGCCAGCAGTGAAGAGATGACTGCAGCCATCCAGCTGGTCCAGGAGCATCTCCACAGCCTGGCCCCGAGGGTTCAGGCCTACCCCTCTGCAGAGCTACCTCCTGCCAGAACACCTG CCCCAGCAAGATCTTTAGCTTCACGCCTCCAGTTGGACGTAGCAGAGAGTAGTGAAAGAGAAGAGCAGAGGGACTATG GTGTAGAGGTCACTGCAGGCAATGAGGCAAAGCCATTTGATACCCGCTCCTTCATAGTGAGCCCACCACAGCTGGGGGAATCCACAGCCAGAAGCCAGCAGCGTCCTCAGGTCAAAGGGGGAGTCCAGTCTGCTTTACCCCGCACTGTCCAGgctag TAAGGAGAAGGTTGACTCTGCCAGTCCCAAGTTCATAGTGACATTAGACGGGGTGCCGAGCCCGCTGGGAAATCTTGCCGACTGTGAAATGGAGCTGGATGATGTGAGACCGCCCGCAAGGGTCACCGAGGCGACTGTCCACGCCAACAGGGAGCCTAAAGTCAGCATCCTTCACAGACTACAGGGAAGACTCACATTACCAGAAG ATGGTGATGTGATGGATGTTGAGATGGCGGAAGAGGATGCCGGCCCTCTAAAGAAACAGAAGGTGATGGAGCGCTGCAAGTTCTGGCCGGTCTGTAAAAGTGGAGATGATTGTATGTACCATCACCCCACAACACAGTGCAA gACTTTTCCCACTTGCAAGTTTGGGGATAAATGCCTTTTTGTGCATCCCAATTGTAAATACGATGCCAGGTGCTCCAAGCCAGACTGTCCCTTCACTCACGTCAGCCGAAGAAGCACAGCTGCACCTCCGCCGAGGCCAG CAGTGCAGCCAGTCCAAACCACTAGTGTGTGCCGCTTCTTTCCAGAGTGCAAGAAGATGGACTGTCCGTTTTATCATCCCAAG CCCTGTCGCTTCGCGGCACAGTGTAAACGAGCTGGGTGTCCCTTCTACCACCCGACCACATCTCTGCCTCCGAGACACGCCCTGaagtggacaaaaacacagactaG CTCATAA
- the zc3h14 gene encoding zinc finger CCCH domain-containing protein 14 isoform X1: MEIGTEISKKIRAAIKGKLQELGAYIDEELPDYIMVMVANKKTSQQMADDLSLFLGNNTSKFTAWLQGVLEKLRTVAVEPASLTGHELQSDSGTAAGKSRSFLSEDTRAEELKVLTVSSSRSDRTETRVSSSAHESRRGSLEKSSSRLTSTVKPLMEPLPLEAIIDIKPEMDDDLIAEDPVEIGTNHGRSRAASRPTAEIYRPGQSKFTLASSADTCRPSEGSSHSRQQDSRSTRNSRTGSSKQEELSRKRKAPVASSVVRVNRAADEDSDDLEEEDVGYGGRGLSSRVSLPSKPERKPTLPPAKQANRNLILKAISEAQDSITKTTAYPTIPQRQTVPVAPRTRVASSEEMTAAIQLVQEHLHSLAPRVQAYPSAELPPARTPAPARSLASRLQLDVAESSEREEQRDYGVEVTAGNEAKPFDTRSFIVSPPQLGESTARSQQRPQVKGGVQSALPRTVQASKEKVDSASPKFIVTLDGVPSPLGNLADCEMELDDVRPPARVTEATVHANREPKVSILHRLQGRLTLPEDGDVMDVEMAEEDAGPLKKQKVMERCKFWPVCKSGDDCMYHHPTTQCKTFPTCKFGDKCLFVHPNCKYDARCSKPDCPFTHVSRRSTAAPPPRPAVQPVQTTSVCRFFPECKKMDCPFYHPKPCRFAAQCKRAGCPFYHPTTSLPPRHALKWTKTQTSS, from the exons ATGGAAATTGGGACAGAGATAAGCAAGAAAATAAGA GCTGCTATCAAGGGCAAGCTTCAGGAACTCGGTGCATATATTG ATGAAGAGCTTCCCGACTATATCATGGTGATGGTAGCAAACAAGAAAACTTCCCAACAGATGGCTGACGATCTCTCCCTTTTCCTTGGAAACAACACTAGCAAATTCACAGCATG GCTACAGGGTGTCCTTGAGAAGTTAAGAACGGTTGCAGTTG AGCCTGCATCCCTCACTGGACATGAGCTCCAGTCTGACAGTGGTACTGCTGCTGGGAAGAGCCGCTCATTTCTAAGTGAGGACACCAGAGCAGAGGAGTTGAAGGTGCTGACAGTGTCCAGCTCACGCTCTGATAGGACTGAAACACGTGTCTCCAGTTCCGCTCACGAAAGCAG GAGAGGCAGCTTGGAGAAGAGTTCCTCTCGACTTACCTCCACCGTTAAGCCCCTCATGGAGCCACTCCCCTTAGAGGCCATTATTGACATCAAACCAGAGATGGACGATGACCTCATCGCTGAGGATCCTGTGGAAATAGGCACCAACCATGGTCGATCACGTGCGGCTAGTAGACCCACTGCTGAAATCTACAGACCAGGTCAGAGCAAGTTTACATTAGCAAGCTCTGCAGACACGTGTCGACCCTCCGAAGGATCCTCTCACTCAAGGCAGCAGGACAGCAGAAGCACCAGAAACTCCAGAACCGGATCCAGTAAG CAGGAGGAGCTGTCCCGGAAGCGTAAGGCGCCGGTAGCGAGTTCAGTGGTGCGAGTGAACCGAGCAGCAGACGAGGACAGCGATGATTTGGAAGAGGAAGACGTAGGCTATGGAGGCAGAGGCCTGTCCAGTAGAGTGTCCCTACCCTCCAAACCAGAACGCAA GCCTACTCTCCCTCCAGCCAAGCAAGCCAACAGGAATCTGATACTGAAGGCCATCTCCGAGGCCCAGGACTCAATCACCAAAACTACAGCCTACCCCACAA TACCACAGAGGCAGACTGTCCCTGTGGCACCTCGTACTCGTGTGGCCAGCAGTGAAGAGATGACTGCAGCCATCCAGCTGGTCCAGGAGCATCTCCACAGCCTGGCCCCGAGGGTTCAGGCCTACCCCTCTGCAGAGCTACCTCCTGCCAGAACACCTG CCCCAGCAAGATCTTTAGCTTCACGCCTCCAGTTGGACGTAGCAGAGAGTAGTGAAAGAGAAGAGCAGAGGGACTATG GTGTAGAGGTCACTGCAGGCAATGAGGCAAAGCCATTTGATACCCGCTCCTTCATAGTGAGCCCACCACAGCTGGGGGAATCCACAGCCAGAAGCCAGCAGCGTCCTCAGGTCAAAGGGGGAGTCCAGTCTGCTTTACCCCGCACTGTCCAGgctag TAAGGAGAAGGTTGACTCTGCCAGTCCCAAGTTCATAGTGACATTAGACGGGGTGCCGAGCCCGCTGGGAAATCTTGCCGACTGTGAAATGGAGCTGGATGATGTGAGACCGCCCGCAAGGGTCACCGAGGCGACTGTCCACGCCAACAGGGAGCCTAAAGTCAGCATCCTTCACAGACTACAGGGAAGACTCACATTACCAGAAG ATGGTGATGTGATGGATGTTGAGATGGCGGAAGAGGATGCCGGCCCTCTAAAGAAACAGAAGGTGATGGAGCGCTGCAAGTTCTGGCCGGTCTGTAAAAGTGGAGATGATTGTATGTACCATCACCCCACAACACAGTGCAA gACTTTTCCCACTTGCAAGTTTGGGGATAAATGCCTTTTTGTGCATCCCAATTGTAAATACGATGCCAGGTGCTCCAAGCCAGACTGTCCCTTCACTCACGTCAGCCGAAGAAGCACAGCTGCACCTCCGCCGAGGCCAG CAGTGCAGCCAGTCCAAACCACTAGTGTGTGCCGCTTCTTTCCAGAGTGCAAGAAGATGGACTGTCCGTTTTATCATCCCAAG CCCTGTCGCTTCGCGGCACAGTGTAAACGAGCTGGGTGTCCCTTCTACCACCCGACCACATCTCTGCCTCCGAGACACGCCCTGaagtggacaaaaacacagactaG CTCATAA